A genomic segment from Candidatus Cloacimonadaceae bacterium encodes:
- a CDS encoding Xaa-Pro aminopeptidase, whose product MTPDVTLPRREKLAERLNDGENIILFANSKGELEKFSQDNNFLYFTGLNHPELIYTAGKFGGKFNDMLFIERSNPEREVWDGKKLTADEATQISGIKRVKYLDEFYAVLSTMCPMMKKIYSNLGFVSLTKPMTYPMYMLEPLRIRHPQIEINQVNDMAAPLRKVKDDFEILQIQKAIDITGKGILDAMESARAQMMEYELEAMLYYRMQRSGVQHWGFAPIIAAGINAATLHYGNNDCLIEVGDLVLMDVGASYNNYSADITRCFPISANFTSRQRQIYQSVLDVQKEIISMIKPGVLLSTLNITTRDLLAEKMISIGLIESADQIEKYYMHSVSHFLGMDTHDLGGREAVLEIGNVITVEPGIYIPEEKLGVRIEDDVLVTEDGFCVLSQNIPKEIDEIEDIRRNALS is encoded by the coding sequence ATGACCCCAGATGTGACATTACCACGCCGGGAAAAGCTGGCGGAACGCCTGAACGATGGCGAAAACATCATCCTGTTTGCCAACTCCAAAGGAGAGCTCGAAAAGTTTTCACAAGATAACAACTTTCTTTATTTCACAGGGTTGAATCATCCTGAATTGATCTATACAGCAGGTAAATTCGGCGGCAAGTTTAACGATATGCTATTTATTGAGCGCAGCAATCCAGAACGTGAGGTGTGGGATGGAAAGAAGCTGACTGCCGATGAAGCCACCCAGATCAGCGGCATCAAAAGAGTGAAATACCTGGATGAGTTTTACGCGGTTCTTTCCACCATGTGCCCCATGATGAAAAAGATTTATTCCAACTTGGGCTTTGTCTCTTTAACCAAGCCTATGACATATCCCATGTATATGTTGGAGCCACTCCGGATTCGCCATCCCCAAATTGAAATCAATCAGGTAAATGACATGGCTGCGCCTTTGCGTAAGGTGAAGGACGATTTTGAAATACTTCAGATCCAAAAGGCGATCGACATCACCGGCAAGGGCATCTTGGACGCCATGGAATCCGCGCGAGCCCAGATGATGGAATATGAACTGGAAGCGATGCTGTATTACCGTATGCAGAGAAGCGGAGTCCAGCATTGGGGATTCGCGCCAATCATTGCCGCCGGAATCAATGCCGCCACTTTGCACTATGGCAATAACGATTGCTTGATCGAGGTTGGCGATCTCGTCCTCATGGACGTGGGCGCTTCATATAATAATTACAGCGCGGACATCACTCGCTGCTTTCCGATCTCCGCAAACTTCACCTCCAGGCAGAGACAGATCTATCAAAGCGTATTGGATGTACAGAAAGAGATCATCTCGATGATCAAACCCGGCGTATTGCTGAGCACTCTGAATATCACAACTCGTGATCTGTTGGCTGAAAAAATGATCTCCATCGGCTTGATCGAAAGCGCCGATCAGATCGAAAAATACTATATGCACAGCGTCAGCCACTTCCTCGGAATGGACACCCATGATTTGGGCGGACGCGAAGCTGTGCTTGAAATAGGCAATGTCATCACCGTCGAACCCGGCATCTACATCCCCGAGGAAAAGCTTGGAGTGCGCATCGAGGACGACGTTCTGGTCACCGAAGACGGATTTTGCGTGCTCTCTCAAAACATCCCCAAAGAGATCGATGAGATCGAAGATATCCGCCGCAACGCGTTGAGTTGA